Proteins from a single region of Sporosarcina sp. P33:
- the trpC gene encoding indole-3-glycerol phosphate synthase TrpC produces MTILDKIIAQKKIEVDQLVKNHTTFPEREIIRPSLYRTLRKARQLQVISEMKRASPSKGLIAEGANPVRQATAYYEAGAACISVLTDREFFKGSFEDLSAVADAVPIALLCKDFIIHQIQIDQAKSAGASVILLIVAALDDKALGSLYTYANEQGLDVLVEVHNVEELHRALAIDAKIIGVNNRDLHTFEVDLAQTELVAAHFPFDEERVFISESGIWGPEDAKRAAEAGASAVLVGESLMRSDSVKEALQALQVEKKVIRP; encoded by the coding sequence ATGACCATTTTAGATAAAATTATTGCACAGAAGAAAATAGAGGTAGATCAGTTAGTAAAGAATCATACAACATTTCCGGAAAGAGAAATTATACGGCCGTCACTGTATCGTACACTTCGAAAAGCCAGACAGCTTCAAGTCATTTCCGAAATGAAGCGTGCCTCTCCTTCCAAAGGATTGATTGCGGAAGGAGCAAACCCTGTAAGACAGGCGACTGCATATTATGAGGCGGGTGCTGCATGTATATCTGTACTCACTGACCGTGAATTTTTCAAGGGATCGTTTGAAGACTTGTCAGCTGTTGCAGACGCTGTTCCTATTGCGTTGTTATGTAAAGACTTCATCATTCATCAAATTCAAATTGACCAGGCGAAAAGTGCGGGTGCATCCGTCATTCTGCTGATTGTCGCTGCGCTTGACGACAAAGCACTTGGCAGTCTCTACACGTATGCCAACGAACAGGGATTAGACGTGCTGGTTGAAGTGCACAACGTGGAAGAACTGCACCGCGCACTGGCGATTGATGCAAAAATCATCGGAGTAAATAACCGGGATCTGCATACATTTGAGGTGGATCTCGCGCAGACGGAACTGGTTGCAGCACACTTCCCGTTTGATGAAGAGCGTGTGTTCATCAGTGAAAGCGGAATCTGGGGACCTGAAGATGCGAAACGTGCTGCAGAAGCAGGTGCCAGTGCAGTTCTGGTGGGAGAATCGCTGATGCGCAGTGATTCGGTAAAAGAAGCGCTGCAGGCGTTGCAAGTAGAGAAGAAAGTGATTCGTCCATGA
- a CDS encoding phosphoribosylanthranilate isomerase, with protein MTIKVKICGLTQPEHVRAAVEAGADAIGFVFAPSRREVTVEQAQELAKHIPDSVWKIGVFTDASREQLHRTFKEVSLDYIQYHGDETPAFIQEVGLPSIKALAVENEEDAARAASYDVDYYLFDTPGVEYKGGSGKTFDWSLLENAGVSKEQIILAGGLHARNVQEAVRQVNPYMVDVSSGVEIEKQKDTERIRTFIHTAKGRRNQDDNRN; from the coding sequence ATGACAATAAAAGTGAAGATATGCGGCCTGACGCAGCCGGAACATGTGCGTGCAGCTGTTGAAGCAGGTGCGGATGCCATCGGTTTTGTATTTGCGCCAAGCCGCAGGGAAGTGACGGTTGAGCAGGCGCAGGAATTGGCGAAGCATATACCAGATTCGGTATGGAAAATTGGTGTGTTTACAGATGCATCAAGGGAACAATTGCACAGGACGTTTAAAGAAGTGTCCCTCGATTACATCCAGTATCACGGAGACGAGACGCCGGCTTTCATTCAAGAGGTTGGATTGCCTTCCATTAAAGCGCTGGCTGTTGAAAATGAAGAAGACGCGGCCAGGGCGGCTTCATATGATGTAGATTATTATCTATTCGATACACCGGGCGTTGAGTATAAGGGCGGCAGCGGGAAAACGTTTGACTGGTCGTTACTTGAAAATGCAGGTGTTTCAAAAGAACAAATTATTCTGGCTGGCGGCTTGCATGCAAGAAACGTGCAGGAAGCTGTCCGGCAAGTGAATCCATATATGGTGGATGTATCAAGTGGAGTGGAAATAGAAAAACAAAAAGACACAGAACGCATTCGGACATTTATCCATACAGCGAAGGGCAGGAGAAATCAAGATGACAACAGAAACTAA
- a CDS encoding pseudouridine synthase — protein MRINKFLSGAGIVSRRGADQWIADGRVKINGELAELGSKVEAGDQVEVDGKLVEQEEQLVYIALNKPVGITSTTERHIEGNVVDFVNHPLRIFHIGRLDKDSDGLLLLTNDGDIVNEILREEYGHEKEYIVTVDSPITSSFIEQMESGVKILDTVTKPCTVTKLGPKTFSIILTQGLNRQIRRMCAALGYHIRRLQRVRILNIELGDLAIGEWRELTDSERKKLFQTLNYQPKR, from the coding sequence ATGCGTATTAATAAATTTTTAAGCGGAGCGGGCATTGTATCAAGGCGCGGCGCGGACCAGTGGATTGCCGACGGCCGTGTCAAAATCAACGGAGAGCTTGCGGAACTCGGCAGCAAAGTCGAAGCCGGTGATCAAGTGGAGGTAGACGGAAAACTGGTTGAGCAGGAAGAACAGCTTGTCTATATCGCACTCAATAAGCCTGTCGGAATCACCAGTACAACAGAGCGCCACATCGAAGGAAATGTCGTGGATTTCGTTAATCATCCGCTGCGGATTTTCCATATCGGAAGGCTCGACAAAGATTCAGACGGACTGTTGCTGTTAACGAATGACGGAGATATCGTCAATGAAATTCTAAGGGAAGAATATGGGCACGAGAAGGAATATATCGTGACCGTTGACAGCCCGATCACTTCTTCTTTCATTGAACAGATGGAATCGGGTGTGAAAATTCTTGATACCGTAACGAAACCCTGCACTGTTACGAAGCTCGGACCTAAAACATTTTCCATCATACTGACCCAGGGCTTAAACCGCCAAATCCGCAGAATGTGTGCAGCGCTCGGCTATCATATCCGCCGGCTGCAGCGGGTCCGGATCCTGAATATTGAGCTGGGTGACCTGGCGATCGGCGAATGGCGGGAGCTGACGGATTCCGAACGCAAAAAACTGTTTCAAACATTGAACTATCAGCCGAAAAGATAA
- the trpB gene encoding tryptophan synthase subunit beta has translation MTTETKGRYGRFGGQFVPETLMTALAELEQAYEDAQQDPEFSKELDYYLKEYVGRETPLFFAERLTKHAGGAKIYLKREDLNHTGAHKINNSLGQALLAARMGKKKIVAETGAGQHGVATATACALLGLECVVFMGKEDVRRQELNVFRMELLGTKVVSVDKGAGTLKDAVNEALRYWVANVEDTHYILGSALGPHPFPQIVRDFQRVIGDETRQQILAHEGRLPDAVIACIGGGSNAIGMFHPFVDDQDVKLYGVEAAGSGISTGKHAAAIAGKQEGVLHGAYMYVLQDEDGFIQEAHSISAGLDYPAVGPEHCYLHDIKRVKYDSVTDQQALEGVQLLSRVEGIIPALESAHAVYYAVELAKEMKEDEVLVICLSGRGDKDMQTVRDALGGQSK, from the coding sequence ATGACAACAGAAACTAAAGGACGTTACGGAAGATTTGGCGGACAATTCGTACCGGAAACGCTGATGACTGCATTGGCCGAATTAGAACAGGCTTATGAAGATGCGCAGCAAGATCCGGAGTTTTCAAAAGAACTGGATTATTATTTAAAAGAATATGTGGGCCGTGAAACGCCGTTATTTTTTGCGGAACGTCTGACGAAGCATGCGGGCGGCGCAAAGATCTATCTGAAGCGGGAAGATTTGAACCACACAGGTGCGCATAAAATTAATAACTCACTCGGTCAGGCACTGTTAGCTGCTCGTATGGGCAAGAAGAAAATTGTAGCGGAAACAGGAGCTGGACAGCATGGTGTCGCTACAGCAACGGCTTGTGCATTGCTCGGTCTGGAATGTGTAGTATTCATGGGGAAGGAAGATGTCCGCCGCCAGGAATTGAATGTTTTCCGTATGGAGCTGCTGGGTACAAAAGTTGTGTCTGTGGATAAAGGTGCGGGTACATTAAAAGATGCGGTCAATGAAGCGTTGCGTTACTGGGTTGCGAACGTGGAAGATACGCATTATATTCTTGGGTCCGCTCTTGGTCCGCATCCGTTTCCGCAAATTGTACGTGATTTTCAGCGTGTAATCGGTGATGAGACACGCCAGCAGATTCTGGCGCACGAAGGCCGTCTGCCGGATGCCGTTATCGCATGTATCGGCGGCGGAAGCAACGCAATCGGTATGTTCCATCCATTCGTTGACGATCAGGATGTAAAATTATATGGAGTAGAAGCGGCGGGAAGCGGCATTTCAACCGGCAAACATGCGGCCGCAATTGCGGGCAAACAAGAAGGCGTGCTGCACGGTGCATATATGTACGTACTGCAGGACGAGGATGGGTTCATTCAAGAAGCGCATTCAATCTCAGCGGGTCTGGATTATCCTGCGGTTGGGCCTGAGCATTGTTATTTACATGATATTAAACGGGTGAAATATGATTCCGTGACAGATCAGCAGGCACTTGAAGGAGTACAGCTGCTGTCCCGTGTGGAAGGAATTATTCCTGCCCTTGAAAGTGCGCATGCCGTGTATTATGCGGTGGAGCTGGCAAAAGAAATGAAAGAAGATGAAGTGCTCGTCATCTGCCTGTCCGGCCGCGGCGACAAGGATATGCAAACGGTGCGTGATGCGTTGGGAGGTCAATCAAAATGA
- a CDS encoding anthranilate synthase component I family protein, producing the protein MMTEQKNLRVTTRKIEGDSLTPILIFRRLKGKHKFLLESSSQAGGSGRYSFIGLNPQKAYRGRDGVVEEIVYSTNKTYTHEGDLYTLLKRLMPRITEDAGFPFTGGAVGYVGYGAARNGEMRSADDLNIPDVYFNIYDTIVIYDHKLHDVTLLHTEINPVYEAPDLDEIEDMIINGSIGKEESVSISDYRCAISKEEFERRVQIVIDAIKEGQAEQVVLSRRLEADITGDPFALYRKLRRRNPSPYMYYMEFEDHTVIGTSPESLVSVTGNKVLTNPIAGTRRRGRDEAEDQALETELRNDPKELSEHDMLVEVSKKELGQICRPETIDVANYLETVRYEHVMHLVSEVEGELAPGLHALDALKATMPAGTVTGSPKPAAMEIIDELEDQHRGIYGGAIGYIGLNGNIDFALTIRTMLVKEGKAYVQAGAGIVEASVPSLEYKETSNKARSLLEATETIS; encoded by the coding sequence ATGATGACAGAGCAGAAGAATTTACGGGTGACCACACGAAAGATTGAAGGCGATTCACTGACGCCGATTTTGATTTTCAGGAGGCTGAAAGGAAAGCATAAGTTTCTCCTAGAAAGCTCTTCGCAGGCGGGCGGGTCAGGACGTTATTCATTCATTGGACTAAATCCCCAAAAGGCGTACCGCGGCCGTGATGGCGTTGTGGAAGAAATCGTCTATTCAACGAATAAAACGTATACGCATGAAGGTGACCTTTACACATTATTGAAGCGGCTGATGCCCCGTATTACAGAGGATGCAGGTTTCCCTTTCACGGGCGGAGCAGTCGGTTATGTCGGGTACGGTGCAGCGAGAAACGGTGAAATGCGCAGCGCTGATGACCTGAACATACCTGATGTTTACTTCAATATTTACGATACGATTGTTATTTATGATCATAAACTGCATGACGTCACGTTATTGCACACAGAAATCAATCCGGTATACGAAGCGCCTGACTTGGATGAAATTGAAGACATGATCATCAACGGATCAATCGGCAAAGAAGAAAGTGTTTCTATTTCTGACTACCGCTGTGCGATATCCAAGGAAGAGTTTGAGCGCAGGGTACAGATTGTCATCGATGCAATTAAAGAAGGTCAGGCGGAACAGGTCGTCCTGTCGCGCCGGCTCGAAGCAGATATTACGGGCGATCCATTTGCGTTATACCGTAAACTGCGCCGCCGCAATCCGTCCCCTTATATGTATTACATGGAGTTTGAAGATCATACGGTCATCGGCACATCGCCTGAAAGTCTCGTCAGCGTCACAGGAAACAAAGTATTGACGAATCCGATTGCGGGAACACGCAGAAGAGGCCGTGATGAAGCGGAAGATCAAGCGCTTGAAACAGAATTGCGAAATGATCCGAAAGAACTTTCCGAACACGACATGCTCGTCGAAGTAAGCAAAAAAGAACTGGGGCAAATCTGTCGTCCGGAAACCATTGATGTCGCAAACTATCTTGAGACGGTGCGCTATGAACACGTCATGCACTTGGTATCTGAAGTGGAAGGCGAGCTGGCTCCCGGACTCCATGCACTGGATGCACTGAAAGCAACAATGCCGGCAGGAACAGTAACTGGATCACCAAAACCCGCAGCCATGGAGATCATTGATGAACTTGAAGATCAGCACCGCGGAATTTATGGAGGCGCAATCGGCTATATCGGACTGAACGGTAATATCGACTTTGCGCTGACAATCCGCACCATGCTTGTAAAAGAAGGGAAAGCCTACGTTCAGGCAGGTGCCGGCATAGTGGAAGCATCTGTTCCTTCATTAGAATATAAAGAAACATCCAATAAAGCGCGTTCCTTACTGGAAGCAACGGAAACAATCAGCTGA
- the trpA gene encoding tryptophan synthase subunit alpha, which translates to MTKKQVTQAILQCNDQGGKAFVPYIMAGDGGLQTLKENILFLQEAGATAIEVGIPFSDPVADGEVIQKAGERALAEGVTLRKVMKELASFKDEVTVPLVIMTYLNPVLSYGLQVIAADCEASGVYGLIVPDLPLEESDLLKDALKDSDVALIQLVSLTSPAERIEAIAKAAEGFIYAVTVNGITGVRSSFTEGLEGHLERLKAASSVPVLAGFGISTPEHVRSLGALADGVIVGSAIVQALHEGDRETVRHLIDASKNQVPNS; encoded by the coding sequence ATGACGAAAAAACAAGTGACACAAGCAATTTTACAATGTAATGATCAGGGCGGTAAAGCATTCGTTCCTTACATCATGGCAGGCGACGGCGGATTGCAGACACTGAAGGAGAATATTCTTTTCTTACAGGAGGCGGGTGCAACAGCCATTGAAGTGGGAATTCCGTTTTCTGATCCGGTTGCAGACGGGGAAGTGATCCAGAAGGCTGGAGAGCGCGCTTTGGCAGAAGGCGTCACGCTGCGCAAAGTCATGAAAGAACTTGCCTCATTCAAAGACGAAGTTACTGTGCCTCTCGTTATTATGACGTATTTGAATCCTGTGCTGAGCTACGGTTTACAGGTGATTGCTGCAGACTGCGAAGCAAGCGGCGTTTATGGCCTTATCGTGCCCGATCTGCCGCTTGAAGAAAGCGATTTGCTGAAAGACGCGTTGAAAGACAGTGATGTGGCGTTAATTCAATTGGTTTCGCTAACGAGTCCTGCCGAGCGTATTGAGGCGATTGCCAAAGCGGCAGAGGGCTTCATTTATGCAGTGACTGTGAACGGTATAACAGGCGTTCGTTCTTCATTCACCGAAGGGCTAGAAGGTCACTTGGAGCGTTTGAAAGCAGCAAGTTCCGTTCCGGTTCTCGCAGGGTTCGGGATATCTACGCCGGAACACGTGCGATCTCTCGGTGCACTCGCTGATGGCGTAATCGTCGGGAGTGCCATCGTGCAGGCGCTTCATGAAGGTGACCGCGAAACGGTGCGTCATCTGATTGATGCATCAAAAAATCAAGTGCCAAATAGCTGA
- a CDS encoding LD-carboxypeptidase yields the protein MTRMIRPARITAGDVIGIVAPASPVEREVLERSFSFLEQLGLRYKIGESVYKKHGYLAGTDEERLADLHAMFKDPEVKGIICAGGGYGSARYAEQLDMDVIHENPKVFWGFSDITYLHTAIRQGAGLVTFHGPMLASCVAQDEFHELSGKMFGQLFNPVEVHYSEAISPLETLVGGVAEGEVVGGNLTQLVNSLGSEFEIQTNKRLLVIEDVGEEPYKVDRLLNQLRLAGKLREAAGVVIGNFAKASPAKPGVTLTMDDVFAHYFGNLSQPVVKGFQIGHCEPNIAIPLGVKGRLDADHKTLTILPGVE from the coding sequence ATGACTAGAATGATTCGTCCAGCACGTATTACAGCAGGTGATGTAATAGGAATTGTGGCACCTGCCAGTCCTGTAGAACGGGAAGTATTGGAGCGCTCATTTTCGTTCCTGGAGCAATTAGGGCTCCGCTATAAAATAGGAGAGTCTGTGTATAAGAAACATGGCTATTTGGCAGGAACCGATGAAGAGCGGCTTGCCGATTTGCATGCGATGTTCAAAGACCCTGAAGTAAAAGGGATTATTTGCGCCGGGGGCGGCTACGGCTCTGCTCGTTATGCTGAGCAGCTTGATATGGATGTAATTCACGAAAATCCAAAAGTGTTTTGGGGATTCAGTGATATTACATATCTGCATACCGCTATACGTCAGGGAGCGGGTCTGGTGACATTTCATGGACCGATGCTCGCGTCCTGCGTTGCACAGGATGAATTTCATGAACTGTCCGGAAAGATGTTTGGACAGCTGTTTAACCCTGTAGAAGTTCATTACTCTGAAGCTATTTCGCCGCTTGAAACGCTGGTCGGCGGTGTGGCTGAAGGGGAAGTGGTCGGCGGAAACTTAACACAGCTGGTCAACAGTCTTGGAAGTGAATTTGAGATCCAGACGAATAAACGATTGCTCGTCATTGAAGATGTGGGTGAAGAACCATATAAAGTAGACCGTCTGTTAAATCAGTTGCGTCTTGCCGGAAAACTCCGGGAAGCGGCGGGAGTGGTGATCGGTAATTTTGCGAAAGCGTCACCGGCAAAACCCGGAGTTACACTTACAATGGATGACGTATTTGCGCATTATTTCGGCAACCTCAGTCAGCCTGTCGTAAAAGGCTTCCAAATAGGCCACTGCGAGCCGAATATTGCGATTCCATTAGGGGTGAAGGGACGTTTGGATGCTGATCATAAGACATTGACCATTTTACCGGGAGTGGAATAA
- the trpD gene encoding anthranilate phosphoribosyltransferase: MEKFLSIVEKQRHLMYEEMREAAELLFNEETDEELIAQFLIALSKKGETSHEVAALAAVMKSYANDLTPAAARYLDNCGTGGDGVNTFNISTTAAFVLAGAGVQVAKHGNRKISSAAGSQDVLDALGIHTDFQLADMQELLEEQGIAFLFAPAIHPKMKRIGAIRNKIGKTTIFNLVGPLTNPVSLETQFTGINRPDFIMEYASVLRMLGRERAIVVSGAGGMDEASLAGQNEFVLLDRGDLIPFSLTADDVGLEYAPLSAIRGGDAVENAATTRSILAGERGPKFDTVVLNAGIGLFANGQAATIQEGVKMATESILSGKALEKLEAVVAFSDRIRQEAGVR, encoded by the coding sequence ATGGAGAAATTCCTAAGTATAGTAGAGAAGCAGCGCCATCTCATGTATGAAGAGATGAGAGAAGCAGCTGAATTATTGTTTAATGAAGAAACAGATGAAGAGCTAATCGCGCAATTCCTTATTGCCTTGTCAAAAAAAGGGGAAACTTCACATGAAGTAGCCGCACTGGCAGCTGTGATGAAATCTTACGCTAACGACTTGACACCAGCCGCTGCACGTTACTTAGATAACTGCGGAACAGGCGGGGATGGCGTGAACACATTTAACATCAGTACAACAGCAGCCTTCGTACTGGCGGGTGCGGGTGTCCAGGTTGCAAAACACGGAAACCGTAAAATATCCAGCGCAGCCGGCAGCCAAGATGTACTCGATGCACTCGGCATTCATACGGACTTTCAGCTTGCGGATATGCAGGAACTGCTTGAAGAACAAGGTATTGCGTTCTTATTTGCACCGGCTATTCATCCGAAAATGAAACGGATCGGAGCTATTCGAAATAAAATCGGCAAGACAACGATCTTCAACTTGGTCGGACCTCTGACAAATCCTGTATCACTGGAAACCCAGTTCACGGGCATCAACCGTCCGGACTTCATTATGGAATATGCATCTGTTCTGCGGATGCTTGGCCGCGAACGGGCTATCGTAGTAAGCGGAGCGGGCGGTATGGATGAGGCGTCGCTTGCAGGTCAGAATGAGTTTGTATTATTGGACCGGGGTGATCTAATTCCGTTTTCCTTGACCGCAGATGACGTAGGATTGGAATATGCGCCGCTGTCTGCGATTAGAGGCGGAGACGCAGTGGAAAATGCCGCAACGACCCGTTCGATTCTGGCAGGAGAACGCGGGCCGAAGTTTGACACGGTCGTGTTGAATGCGGGCATTGGTTTATTTGCCAACGGCCAAGCGGCAACGATACAAGAAGGCGTCAAGATGGCGACTGAAAGTATTTTGTCAGGGAAAGCTTTAGAAAAATTAGAAGCCGTCGTCGCGTTCAGCGATCGGATTCGGCAAGAGGCGGGTGTCAGATGA